A single window of Streptomyces griseoviridis DNA harbors:
- a CDS encoding O-methyltransferase, protein MCGFPAPTDTVTPRQPWGQERVITGNRQTSWAFADAYVAEGDALLWARERARDAGLRSVSPGAGAALGLLAASVDAKAVAEIGTGTGVSGIHLLHGMRPDGVLTTVDPEPEHQQFARQAFRASGYASNRARFIPGRALDVLPRLADSGYDLVFCDGDRQEVMEYLAESLRLLRPGGLVVFEGTFANGRTVDSGPQPTEVLRLRELLRAVRESPELLPSLLPVGDGLLCAVKRGSREG, encoded by the coding sequence ATCTGCGGGTTCCCGGCCCCAACGGATACAGTCACGCCCAGGCAACCATGGGGACAGGAGAGGGTCATTACCGGCAACCGGCAGACGAGCTGGGCGTTCGCCGACGCCTATGTCGCCGAGGGCGACGCGCTGCTCTGGGCCCGGGAGCGGGCCCGCGACGCCGGGCTGCGCTCGGTGTCGCCCGGCGCGGGCGCCGCGCTGGGACTGCTGGCCGCCTCGGTGGACGCGAAGGCGGTCGCCGAGATCGGCACCGGCACCGGCGTCTCCGGCATCCACCTGCTGCACGGGATGCGCCCCGACGGCGTGCTGACCACCGTCGACCCCGAGCCCGAGCACCAGCAGTTCGCCCGCCAGGCCTTCCGGGCCTCCGGGTACGCGAGCAACCGCGCCCGCTTCATCCCGGGCCGCGCCCTCGACGTCCTGCCCCGCCTCGCGGACTCCGGCTACGACCTCGTCTTCTGCGACGGCGACCGGCAGGAGGTGATGGAGTACCTCGCTGAATCGTTGCGGCTGCTGCGCCCCGGTGGCCTGGTCGTCTTCGAGGGCACCTTCGCCAACGGCCGCACGGTGGACTCCGGTCCGCAGCCCACCGAGGTGCTGCGGCTGCGGGAGCTGCTGCGGGCGGTGCGGGAGAGTCCGGAGCTGCTGCCGTCGCTGCTGCCGGTGGGCGACGGGCTGCTGTGCGCGGTCAAGCGGGGCAGCCGCGAGGGGTGA
- a CDS encoding DNA-3-methyladenine glycosylase I, with protein sequence MTEGTALAGADGALRCPWALSTADYVTYHDEEWGRPVHGDDALFERLSLEAFQSGLSWITILRRRAGFRAAFADFTIAAVAAFTDDDRARLLADPGIIRNRAKVDATMANARVLADWTPGDLDTLIWSHAPDPATRPAPRTLSDVPAVTPESTALSKALKKRGLRFVGPTTAYALMQACGLVDDHLQDCVSRGAR encoded by the coding sequence GTGACCGAGGGCACCGCGCTCGCCGGGGCGGACGGCGCGCTGCGCTGCCCCTGGGCGCTCTCCACCGCGGACTACGTGACGTACCACGACGAGGAGTGGGGCCGCCCGGTCCACGGCGACGACGCCCTCTTCGAACGCCTCAGCCTGGAGGCCTTCCAGTCGGGCCTGTCCTGGATCACCATCCTGCGCCGCAGAGCCGGCTTCCGCGCCGCCTTCGCCGACTTCACGATCGCCGCGGTGGCCGCCTTCACCGACGACGACCGCGCACGCCTCCTCGCGGACCCCGGCATCATCCGCAACCGCGCCAAGGTCGACGCGACGATGGCCAACGCGCGCGTGCTCGCCGACTGGACGCCGGGCGACCTCGACACCCTGATCTGGTCGCACGCCCCCGACCCCGCGACACGCCCGGCCCCCAGAACCCTCTCCGACGTCCCCGCCGTCACCCCGGAGTCGACGGCGCTCTCCAAGGCCCTCAAGAAGCGCGGCCTGCGGTTCGTCGGACCGACGACGGCGTACGCGCTGATGCAGGCCTGCGGCCTCGTCGACGACCACCTCCAGGACTGCGTGAGCCGCGGCGCCCGCTGA
- a CDS encoding enoyl-CoA hydratase/isomerase family protein yields MADTVLYEVRDSLATITLNRPEAMNALNTEAKVALRGAVEEAAGDDAVRAVLLTAAGDRAFCVGQDLKEHIGLLAADRESGSGRTMSTVREHYNPIVRALAGMGKPVVAGVNGVAAGAGFGFALAADFRVVADTAAFNTSFAGVALTADSGVSWTLPRVVGPGRATDLLLFPRGVKAAEALDLGIANRVVPAAELRAEAEKAARALAEGPTVAYRALKESVAYGLTHSLTETLEKEDELQTLAGVSEDHAIAVAAFVNKERPAYLGR; encoded by the coding sequence ATGGCCGACACCGTGCTCTACGAAGTGCGCGACTCTCTCGCGACGATCACGCTGAACCGCCCCGAGGCGATGAACGCGCTGAACACCGAGGCGAAGGTGGCGCTGCGCGGGGCGGTCGAGGAGGCGGCGGGCGACGACGCGGTGCGGGCCGTGCTGCTCACCGCGGCCGGTGACCGTGCCTTCTGCGTGGGGCAGGACCTGAAGGAGCACATCGGGCTGCTGGCCGCCGACCGGGAGAGCGGTTCGGGGCGGACCATGAGCACCGTCCGCGAGCACTACAACCCGATCGTGCGGGCGCTCGCGGGGATGGGGAAGCCGGTGGTGGCGGGCGTGAACGGGGTCGCCGCCGGGGCCGGGTTCGGGTTCGCGCTCGCGGCTGACTTCCGGGTGGTGGCGGACACGGCCGCGTTCAACACGTCGTTCGCCGGGGTCGCGCTGACCGCGGACTCCGGGGTCTCCTGGACGCTGCCCCGGGTGGTGGGCCCGGGGCGCGCCACCGATCTGCTGCTGTTCCCGCGCGGCGTCAAGGCGGCGGAGGCCCTCGACCTCGGCATCGCCAACCGGGTGGTGCCCGCGGCCGAGCTGCGGGCCGAGGCGGAGAAGGCGGCGCGGGCGCTGGCCGAGGGGCCGACGGTGGCCTACCGGGCGCTCAAGGAGTCGGTGGCGTACGGGCTGACGCACTCCCTGACCGAGACGCTGGAGAAGGAGGACGAGCTCCAGACGCTGGCCGGGGTGTCCGAGGACCACGCGATCGCGGTGGCCGCCTTCGTCAACAAGGAGCGGCCCGCCTACCTGGGCAGGTGA
- the sigE gene encoding RNA polymerase sigma factor SigE — protein MLRRFLGSAGRPKSVNDTAADHSHAADQSQTATFTTDADGQAWTPPTWEEIVSTHSGRVYRLAYRLTGNQHDAEDLTQEVFVRVFRSLSTYTPGTFEGWLHRITTNLFLDMVRRKQRIRFDALGEDAAERLPSRDPSPQQVFNDAHFDADVQQALDTLAPEFRAAVVLCDIEGLSYEEIAATLGVKLGTVRSRIHRGRSQLRKALAHRSPEARAAERRGFMARVPALGGGGATA, from the coding sequence GTGCTGCGGCGCTTTCTCGGATCGGCGGGCAGGCCGAAATCCGTGAACGACACCGCTGCTGACCACAGCCACGCCGCTGACCAGTCCCAGACCGCGACTTTCACCACCGACGCGGACGGGCAGGCGTGGACTCCGCCCACCTGGGAGGAGATCGTCAGCACCCACAGCGGTCGCGTCTACCGCCTCGCGTACCGCCTCACCGGCAACCAGCACGACGCCGAGGACCTCACGCAGGAGGTCTTCGTCCGCGTCTTCCGCTCTCTGTCGACCTACACGCCCGGCACCTTCGAGGGCTGGCTGCACCGCATCACGACGAACCTGTTCCTCGACATGGTCCGCCGCAAGCAGCGCATCCGCTTCGACGCCCTCGGCGAGGACGCGGCCGAGCGGCTGCCCAGCCGCGACCCGTCCCCGCAGCAGGTCTTCAACGACGCCCACTTCGACGCGGACGTCCAGCAGGCCCTCGACACCCTGGCGCCCGAGTTCCGCGCCGCGGTCGTCCTGTGCGACATCGAAGGGCTGTCGTACGAGGAGATCGCCGCGACCCTCGGGGTCAAGCTCGGCACCGTGCGGTCCCGGATCCACCGGGGCCGCTCGCAGCTCCGCAAGGCCCTCGCCCACCGTTCGCCCGAGGCCCGCGCGGCCGAGCGGCGCGGATTCATGGCGCGGGTGCCCGCTCTGGGGGGAGGGGGCGCGACCGCGTGA
- a CDS encoding zf-HC2 domain-containing protein produces MSGTRPSPAERRLSEQHLGDRLSALVDGELGHETRERVLAHLATCARCRVEADAQRRLKSVFAQAAPPPPSESFLARLQGLPGGGDAGDARYAVDPDGGGSPFGRGFGDGLTAAQEPLAPSGVFPATGGLGGFGPKRGERFAFGYLPARPHPPEPAPGRGFRVHDVSRHDADRSSSRGLRFAFVAAGAVSLAAIALGGVTTGAPTDTDARGAGSNVTPMRTPATGAATNPDGQRRRGVNPLLAQGQRVLGDIAVAPTTVSAPLLPGVPAPARQPQAPHSLTTPVLAGAAVMSPLIRPLSAVPPLALTAWSAAPDVPVVPDTTSSPTASELPRTAR; encoded by the coding sequence GTGAGTGGAACACGACCCAGCCCCGCCGAGCGGCGCCTGTCCGAGCAGCATCTGGGAGACCGACTCTCCGCCCTGGTGGACGGAGAGCTCGGCCATGAGACGCGCGAGCGTGTCCTCGCCCACCTGGCCACCTGCGCCAGGTGCCGGGTCGAGGCCGACGCCCAGCGCCGTCTGAAGAGTGTCTTCGCGCAGGCGGCACCCCCGCCGCCCTCCGAGAGCTTCCTCGCCCGCCTCCAGGGGCTACCGGGAGGAGGCGACGCGGGAGACGCGCGGTACGCGGTGGACCCGGACGGCGGTGGATCGCCGTTCGGAAGAGGATTCGGCGACGGGCTGACCGCCGCCCAGGAGCCCTTGGCGCCCTCGGGCGTCTTCCCCGCCACGGGCGGGCTCGGGGGCTTCGGCCCCAAGCGCGGTGAGCGGTTCGCCTTCGGCTACCTCCCCGCGCGCCCGCACCCGCCCGAACCCGCCCCGGGGCGCGGCTTCCGCGTCCACGACGTCAGCAGGCACGACGCCGACCGCTCGTCCTCGCGCGGGCTGCGCTTCGCGTTCGTCGCCGCCGGCGCGGTGTCCCTCGCGGCCATCGCCCTCGGCGGTGTCACGACCGGCGCCCCGACCGACACGGACGCGCGCGGCGCGGGCAGCAACGTCACGCCGATGCGCACCCCGGCGACCGGAGCCGCGACCAACCCCGACGGCCAGCGCCGCCGGGGCGTCAACCCGCTGCTCGCCCAGGGCCAGCGGGTCCTCGGTGACATCGCGGTCGCCCCGACCACGGTCTCCGCTCCGCTGCTGCCCGGGGTGCCCGCGCCCGCGCGCCAGCCGCAGGCACCGCACTCGCTGACCACGCCGGTCCTCGCCGGCGCGGCCGTCATGTCCCCGCTGATACGGCCGTTGTCCGCCGTCCCGCCGCTGGCCCTCACCGCGTGGTCCGCGGCGCCCGATGTGCCGGTCGTCCCCGACACGACGTCGTCGCCGACCGCGTCCGAGCTGCCCCGCACCGCCCGCTGA
- the folP gene encoding dihydropteroate synthase — MLRLGRQVFEAHEPVIMAIVNRTPDSFYDQGATFRDEPALARVEQAVAEGAAIVDIGGVKAGPGEEVGAEEEARRTVGFVAEVRRRFPDVVISVDTWRAEVGEAVCAAGADLLNDAWGGVDPGLAEVAARYGAGLVCTHAGGAEPRTRPHRVAYDDVMADVLRVTEGLAERAAGLGVPRESILIDPGHDFGKSTRHSLEATRRLPEMVATGWPVLVSLSNKDFVGETLDRPVKERLIGTLATTAVSAWLGAQVYRVHEVAETRQVLDMVASIAGHRPPAVARRGLA, encoded by the coding sequence ATGCTCAGGCTGGGCAGGCAGGTGTTCGAGGCGCACGAGCCGGTGATCATGGCGATCGTGAACCGCACCCCGGACTCCTTCTACGACCAGGGGGCGACCTTCCGTGACGAGCCCGCCCTCGCGCGCGTGGAGCAGGCGGTGGCGGAGGGCGCGGCGATCGTCGACATCGGCGGCGTCAAGGCCGGGCCGGGCGAGGAGGTCGGCGCCGAGGAGGAGGCGCGGCGCACGGTCGGTTTCGTGGCCGAGGTGCGGCGCCGCTTCCCCGATGTCGTGATCAGCGTGGACACCTGGCGGGCCGAGGTCGGCGAGGCGGTCTGCGCGGCCGGCGCCGATCTGCTGAACGACGCCTGGGGCGGCGTCGATCCCGGGCTCGCCGAGGTCGCCGCGCGGTACGGCGCGGGGCTGGTGTGCACGCACGCGGGCGGCGCCGAGCCGCGCACCCGGCCGCACCGGGTGGCGTACGACGACGTGATGGCCGACGTGCTGCGGGTGACGGAGGGGCTCGCGGAGCGGGCGGCCGGGCTCGGCGTGCCCCGGGAGTCGATCCTGATCGACCCCGGGCACGACTTCGGCAAGAGCACCCGGCACAGCCTGGAGGCGACCCGGCGGCTGCCGGAGATGGTGGCGACCGGCTGGCCGGTGCTGGTGTCGCTGTCGAACAAGGACTTCGTCGGCGAGACCCTGGACCGCCCGGTGAAGGAGCGGCTGATCGGGACGCTGGCGACCACCGCGGTGTCGGCGTGGCTCGGCGCCCAGGTGTACCGGGTGCACGAGGTCGCCGAGACCCGCCAGGTGCTGGACATGGTCGCGTCGATCGCGGGCCACCGCCCACCGGCGGTGGCCCGACGAGGACTCGCCTAG
- a CDS encoding TIGR00730 family Rossman fold protein: MATGNPEGKKQPPEEQRLGPVLRRRDQVTASTTDQRLLDAGGPSDWVHTDPWRVLRIQSEFIEGFGTLAELPPAISVFGSARTAVDSPEYEAGVRLGRGLVDAGWAVITGGGPGAMEAANKGALEAKGVSVGLGIELPFEQGLNPYVDIGLNFRYFFVRKMMFVKYAQGFVVLPGGLGTLDELFEALTLVQTQKVTRFPIVLFGTEYWGGLVDWLRHTLIAQGKASEKDLLLFHLTDDVDEAVALVSKETGR; this comes from the coding sequence ATGGCTACCGGGAACCCGGAGGGCAAGAAGCAGCCGCCGGAGGAGCAGCGCCTGGGACCAGTCCTCCGGAGGCGGGACCAGGTCACGGCGAGCACGACCGACCAGCGGCTGCTGGACGCCGGCGGCCCGTCGGACTGGGTGCACACCGACCCCTGGCGGGTGCTGCGCATCCAGTCGGAGTTCATCGAGGGCTTCGGCACCCTCGCCGAACTCCCCCCGGCGATCAGCGTGTTCGGCTCCGCGCGGACGGCCGTCGACTCACCGGAGTACGAGGCGGGCGTACGGCTCGGGCGCGGACTCGTCGACGCCGGATGGGCCGTCATCACCGGCGGCGGACCCGGCGCGATGGAGGCCGCCAACAAGGGCGCGCTCGAGGCCAAGGGCGTCTCCGTCGGCCTCGGCATCGAGCTGCCCTTCGAGCAGGGGCTCAACCCGTACGTCGACATCGGCCTCAACTTCCGTTACTTCTTCGTCCGGAAGATGATGTTCGTCAAGTACGCGCAGGGCTTCGTCGTCCTGCCCGGCGGGCTCGGCACCCTCGACGAACTCTTCGAGGCGCTCACCCTGGTGCAGACCCAGAAGGTCACCCGCTTCCCGATCGTGCTGTTCGGCACGGAGTACTGGGGCGGCCTGGTCGACTGGCTGCGCCACACCCTGATCGCCCAGGGCAAGGCGTCGGAGAAGGACCTGCTCCTCTTCCACCTCACCGACGACGTGGACGAGGCGGTCGCCCTGGTCTCGAAGGAGACCGGCCGCTGA
- a CDS encoding DUF3117 domain-containing protein yields MAAMKPRTGDGPLEVTKEGRGIVMRVPLEGGGRLVVELTPDEADALGDALKKVVG; encoded by the coding sequence ATGGCGGCCATGAAGCCGCGAACGGGCGATGGCCCGCTCGAGGTGACCAAGGAGGGGCGGGGCATCGTCATGCGCGTTCCGCTCGAAGGCGGCGGTCGGCTCGTCGTCGAGCTGACCCCGGACGAGGCTGACGCGCTGGGCGACGCCCTCAAGAAGGTCGTCGGCTGA
- a CDS encoding DivIVA domain-containing protein, producing the protein MVMFLFLVVALAVVVGAVTLAVVGGGEGEGPLPEAAPERLRDALPEDRPVARTDVDALRFPLAVRGYRMEDVDDALNRLAAELAERDARIADLETALAGPRAAGPAAPEDHHGHVSVQKPVPGEPQ; encoded by the coding sequence ATGGTTATGTTCTTGTTCCTGGTCGTCGCCCTGGCCGTGGTGGTCGGCGCGGTGACACTGGCCGTGGTGGGCGGGGGCGAGGGCGAAGGACCGCTGCCGGAGGCCGCGCCCGAGCGGCTCCGGGACGCCCTGCCCGAGGACCGTCCGGTCGCCCGCACCGACGTGGACGCCCTCCGCTTCCCGCTCGCCGTCCGCGGCTACCGGATGGAGGACGTCGACGACGCCCTCAACCGCCTCGCCGCCGAACTGGCCGAGCGCGACGCCCGCATCGCCGACCTGGAGACCGCTCTCGCCGGCCCCCGCGCCGCCGGCCCCGCGGCGCCCGAGGACCACCACGGTCACGTCTCGGTTCAGAAGCCGGTCCCCGGGGAGCCCCAGTGA